In Primulina eburnea isolate SZY01 chromosome 3, ASM2296580v1, whole genome shotgun sequence, one DNA window encodes the following:
- the LOC140828515 gene encoding uncharacterized protein has protein sequence MGLSASKRVRRHLQASPQFSSACDTVYANCLSLSQHAFAGIKPYQLCSAVEQLHHVLSHSMPLISKWVSQPPDRERVDRAFRSVIRSRGPGSTVAQEEDAVLDEAEFEELASEVFAECLASKMEREALKKVAVGVVGIGGVGAVVKPGNGVLVAAIAAYALGIGIDLYLNFGSPNVSKEGKR, from the exons ATGGGGCTCTCAGCTTCGAAACGAGTTCGAAGACACCTCCAAGCCTCACCCCAATTCAGCTCAGCCTGCGACACGGTCTACGCCAACTGCCTCTCCCTGAGCCAACACGCCTTCGCCGGAATTAAACCCTACCAGCTTTGCTCCGCCGTAGAGCAGCTCCACCACGTTCTATCCCACTCCATGCCCCTAATCTCGAAGTGGGTCTCACAACCTCCGGACCGGGAACGAGTGGACCGGGCTTTCAGATCCGTGATTCGTTCTCGCGGGCCTGGTTCGACggtggctcaggaggaggacgCTGTGCTGGATGAGGCAGAGTTCGAGGAATTAGCGTCGGAGGTGTTTGCGGAATGTCTCGCGTcgaaaatggagagggaggcgTTGAAGAAAGTCGCTGTTGGAGTGGTGGGGATTGGTGGCGTGGGTGCGGTGGTGAAGCCAGGTAATGGTGTTTTGGTGGCGGCGATTGCTGCCTACGCTCTTGGTATTGGGATTGATCTTTATCTTAA TTTTGGATCCCCAAATGTTTCCAAAGAAGGAAAAAGATAA